A stretch of Elephas maximus indicus isolate mEleMax1 chromosome 20, mEleMax1 primary haplotype, whole genome shotgun sequence DNA encodes these proteins:
- the LOC126063749 gene encoding olfactory receptor 8K3-like has protein sequence MGKHNLTVLNEFILTGITDSPELQAPLFGLFLIIYVISVVGNLGIIILTKIDSTLQTPMYFFLRHLAIADLGYSTTVGPKMLVNFFVDENTISYYFCATQLAFFALFINGELFILSAMSYDRYVAICNPLLYTVIMSQRLCQVLVAILYIYCMFVSLLVTIKIFNLSFCGYNVISHFYCDINPLLYLLCSSTHEIRLVFLILASINLITSLLIVLVSYMFIFVAILRMNSSVGRHKAFSTCGSHLTILVVFYGTLIFIYMQLKSSHSFPADKVASIFYTLVIPMLNPLIYSLRNKDVKSALPRAWKKICNIFSIV, from the coding sequence ATGGGCAAGCACAACCTAACAgtgctgaatgaattcattctgacgGGAATCACAGACAGCCCTGAGCTGCAGGCTCCATTGTtcgggctgttcctcatcatctacgtgatctcagtggtgggcaatttgggcatcatcatcctcaccaagatagACTCTACTCTAcaaacacccatgtacttttttctcagacacctggctatcgCTGATCTTGGCTATTCAACAACTGTGGGACCTAAAATGCTAGTCAATTTTTTTGTGGATGAAAATacaatctcctattatttttgtgctacacAGCTAGCTTTCTTTGCCTTGTTCATAAATGGTGAACTAtttattctgtcagcaatgtcctacgaccgctatgtggccatctgtaaccctcttctctacacagtcatcatgtcacaaagGTTGTGTCAGGTGCTGGTGGCAATCCTCTATATTTATTGCATGTTTGTTTCTCTTCTTgtcaccataaagatttttaacttatccttctgtggctacaatgtgatcagtcatttctactgtgacattAACCCCTTATTATACTTGCTCTGCTCAAGTACACATGAAATTCGATTGGTCTTTCTCATCTTAGCATCTATTAATTTGATTACATCCCTTTtaatagttcttgtttcttacATGTTCATTTTTGTAGCCATTCTCAGGATGAACTCATCTGTGGGgaggcacaaggccttctccacttgtggatcccacctgacaatcttggtagtgttctatgggactttaatctttatatacATGCAGCTCAAGTCCAGTCATTCCTTTCCGGCTGataaagtggcttccatattttacaccctggtgattcccatgttgaatcccttgatttatagcttgaggaacaaagatgtaaagtCTGCCCTACCTAgggcatggaaaaaaatatgcaacATCTTTTCTATAGTTTGA